A window of Aerococcus urinae contains these coding sequences:
- the truA gene encoding tRNA pseudouridine(38-40) synthase TruA: MQQRYKATIAYDGTPYVGFQVQPNGPSIQAALEKALKLMTKGQEIPVYGSGRTDSGVHALGQVVHFDYPSEIETEGLLRALNSILDDAICVKAVEPVEKHFHARYHALRKAYLYKVSLAPFISPFDRHYVLHHPYRTDVSRIQEALPALIGSHNFKSFCSTKTDKTVFDREIYRAECQPSEDGQALTFYFEGNGFLYNMVRIIVGTCLQIGDGLRPVENLSDLLSIQDRNAAGPTAKAHGLYLHHVDYPSQEERIAKSEANGFY, encoded by the coding sequence ATGCAACAACGCTATAAAGCGACCATTGCCTATGATGGTACTCCCTATGTGGGTTTTCAAGTCCAACCCAATGGACCTAGCATCCAAGCGGCCCTGGAAAAGGCCCTGAAATTAATGACTAAGGGCCAAGAGATTCCCGTTTATGGGTCCGGACGTACCGATTCTGGCGTCCATGCTCTGGGACAAGTGGTGCATTTTGACTATCCTTCAGAGATTGAGACAGAAGGTTTGTTACGGGCCTTAAATAGTATCTTAGATGACGCTATTTGTGTGAAGGCGGTTGAGCCGGTGGAAAAACACTTCCACGCCCGCTACCATGCCTTGAGAAAGGCTTACTTATATAAGGTTTCCCTGGCCCCCTTTATTTCGCCTTTTGATCGCCACTATGTCCTTCACCATCCCTACCGTACTGATGTATCACGGATTCAAGAGGCCTTACCGGCTTTGATTGGGAGCCATAACTTTAAGAGCTTCTGTTCCACTAAAACGGATAAGACGGTTTTTGACCGGGAGATCTACCGGGCTGAATGTCAGCCATCAGAGGATGGACAGGCTTTGACTTTTTATTTTGAGGGCAATGGTTTTCTCTACAACATGGTAAGGATTATTGTGGGGACCTGTTTGCAGATAGGAGACGGGCTCCGTCCAGTGGAGAATCTTAGTGACTTGTTAAGCATTCAAGACCGGAACGCCGCGGGGCCCACTGCCAAGGCACATGGGCTATACCTGCACCATGTGGATTATCCAAGCCAAGAGGAACGAATCGCCAAGTCCGAAGCAAACGGCTTTTATTAG